One window from the genome of Hyphomonas neptunium ATCC 15444 encodes:
- a CDS encoding tetratricopeptide repeat protein, whose product MKHLNLIILGLCLVLGAGGYLLIGKPGMADQPMETRQAALAEKVRLDPQSLTEGEMLSRLEQAVIDKPDEPQPHYFIGEMLRTQGRAEDAVRAYQSALRRDQDFVPALIGLADVLTQLADGMIGPDATRLYARAYQLDESQVSAGMRAAMGAAQAGDQEKAEQAMRYIYARLPEDDPRRERFRPMIEAIGQAPAEPE is encoded by the coding sequence ATGAAACATCTGAACCTCATTATTCTTGGGCTTTGTCTTGTGCTTGGCGCGGGCGGGTATCTGTTGATCGGCAAGCCGGGCATGGCCGACCAGCCGATGGAGACGCGGCAGGCGGCGCTGGCGGAAAAGGTGCGGCTGGACCCGCAATCGCTGACCGAAGGCGAGATGCTGTCGCGCCTGGAGCAGGCGGTGATCGACAAGCCCGATGAGCCCCAGCCGCATTATTTCATCGGCGAGATGCTGCGCACGCAAGGGCGGGCGGAGGATGCTGTGCGGGCGTATCAGTCTGCGCTGCGGCGGGATCAGGATTTTGTGCCGGCACTGATCGGGCTGGCGGATGTGCTGACGCAGCTGGCGGACGGGATGATCGGGCCGGATGCGACGCGGCTCTATGCGCGGGCCTATCAGCTGGACGAGAGCCAGGTGAGCGCAGGGATGCGCGCGGCCATGGGCGCGGCGCAGGCAGGCGATCAGGAAAAGGCCGAGCAGGCGATGCGCTATATCTATGCGCGCCTGCCGGAGGATGATCCGCGCCGCGAACGGTTCCGGCCGATGATCGAGGCGATTGGGCAGGCGCCGGCTGAGCCGGAATAG